The segment TGCTCGTGATCCTATCCGACTGCTTCGGCGCTGTGCCGGATTTGCTCAAGGCCCTCGCCCACTTTCGCCATCAGCACCACGACATCGTCATCTTCCAGATCTACGACCGCGATGAACTGGACTTCCCCTTCAAGCAGTGGACCCGCTTCGATTCGCTCGAAGACGGGGCGAACCGGTTGATGGTCGACCCGGTTCATCTTCGCCGCGCGTATCTGGAAAACCTCGAGCGATTCCGTGAAGATCTGAAAAAGGGCTGCTATCGCCATCGCATCGACCTGGTGCCGATGACGACGGACCAGCCCTACGCCGATGCGCTCGCCTCGTTCCTCGCGTTGCGGAGGAAAATGGCATGACCTTCATCAACTGGATCATGCTCGGCGGCGCGGCGGCGTTCTCGATCCCGCTCATCATCCATCTCTTCAACCGCTCGCGGTTCAAGGTGGTCCAATGGGGCGCGATGCACCTGCTCGAATCCGTCATTCGCGTCAACAAAAAGCGCGTCAAGATCGAACAACTCATCCTGCTCCTCATCCGCTGCGCGATTCCGGCGCTGCTCGCGCTGCTCATGGCGCGGCCCGTACTGACCGGTTGGCGGGCGCTGTCGGGCGATACGCCCAGCTCGACGGTCGTGCTGCTGGACAACAGCTATTCCATGCAGGCCGGGGCGACGAGCCGCACGAACTGGGACGTCGCCATCGACGAGTCGGCCCGTGTGATCGAGCGGACGAAGCGCGGATCGGATGTGTCGGTGGTGATGATGGGCGGGGGTCCGGAACCGCTTTTTGACAAGCCGGCCTTCGACACGCGCGCCCTGCTCGATCAGCTTCGCCTGCAACACGCCGGTTACGGCGCCGCGGAAATCGAAAGCGGCGTCGGCGCCGCCGCCGGCATCCTCGGCGGCATGTCGCACGCCAAGCGCGACCTGATCGTCGTCAGCGATTTCCAGAAAGCCGATTGGGCCGGCGTCGACGCCCCCGCTCGCAAGCGGCTCGCCGAGTTGGTCAAGGGCATGAATGTGCCCGCCACACTGACGTTCATGCACGTGGGCTCGGCGGAAAAGGACAATGTCGCCGTCGAGTCGCTGGACTTTTCGCGTCAGACGCTCGGCGTGGGGCAGACGCTGACCGTCCGTGCCAATCTCCGCAACTACGGCGACAAGAGCTACGAAAACCTGCGCGTCTACTTCCGGGCCGACGGCAAGGAAGAAGGCGCGTCGCAGATCGCCCTTGCCGGCGGCGAAACGGCGCAGGCACTGTTCACCATCAAGTTCGACGAGCCCGGCTCGCACGTCGTCGAAGTCCAGGCCGACGCGCCCGACCTCAAGGCCGACAACGTCTATCAGGCGGCGATCTCCGTACTCGGTCAGATTCCGGTGCTGCTCGTCAATGGCGACCCCAGCAAGCAGCCGCTGGCCGGCGAGACGGATTTTCTGGAGATCGCGCTGCAGCCCTACGCGGCGGCGGACCGGCGCGGCGAAGCCAAGCTCGCCGACCTGATCGCCACCACGACCGTCAGCTACGATCAGCTCAAGCCCGAATCGCTCAAGGATCAGCGCGTCATCGTACTCGCCAACGTCCCCCGGCTCGACGACAACATGCTCGCGGCGATCCGCACCTTCGTCAGCGCCGGCGGCGGCGTCCTGATCTTCCCGGGCAACAAGATCGACGTGAACTGGTACAACAGCGTGCTGGCCGACCCGAACAACGGGCTGCTGCCGATGCGCCTCGACGCGCTCATCGGCGGCAAGTCCGAGGGCGCGGCCTCCAACATCGTCGCCCAGCATTACGAGCATCCCGCCCTCTCGATGTTCAACGATCGGGCCAACGGGAATCTGTCGGACGGCGAGATTCGCTCGTGGTACAAGATGTCGCCGTCGGGCGCGGAGCAGCCGCTGATCATCGCGCGGCTGGAGAACGGCGACCCCCTCTTTGCCGAGAAGAAGGTCGGCGAGGGATCGGTGATCGAAGTCGCCACGTCGGCGGACGCGGACTGGAGCAATCTGCCGATGCGGCCGTTCTTTTTACCGCTCATGCAGCAGACGGTGACGTACCTGGCGACGAGCGTGGAGCCGCCGCGGAATGTCGAGGCGGGCAAGCCGCTGATCGCCTTTTTGCCGCGGGAGAAACAGAATGTGACGTATTCGATGGTGGATCCGGACGGCGTGAAGACGAGCGTCAAACCCATCGAAAAAGCCGGGCACGTCGTCGTCGAGTTCAACAATACGCACCGCCCCGGTCTTTACACGCTCAGCGCCGACAATGAGCGGCCGATTCACTTCGTGGTCAACACCTCGCGGCGCGAGTCGCAGCTCGAGCAGCTCAGCAACGAGTCGCTGGACGCCATCGCCAAAGATATGAACGCCACCGTCGTTCACACGTCTGAAGAGTACGCCAAGATCGACGGCGAGCGGCGGCACGGTCGCGAGATATGGAAAATGATGTTGCTCGGACTGCTCGGGCTTCTGTTCGGCGAGATGCTCCTTGAGCAACTGTTCGCGAAAGGCAGGGTGTAATGCGGGACCTGCGCTTTGTCGGCGACCTGACGATCTGGATCGCGCTGCCCTTGGCGATTGCGGCGGCGGCGCTGGCGTGGTGGGTGTATCGGCGTGAGACGCGGACGGGCGTGTCGCGCTGGCTGGCGTGGGGACTGCCGACGCTGCGCACGCTGGCGATCTTTCTGATCGTGCTGATGCTCGCCGGCCCGGTGCTGCATCACCG is part of the Planctomycetota bacterium genome and harbors:
- a CDS encoding VWA domain-containing protein, with the translated sequence MTFINWIMLGGAAAFSIPLIIHLFNRSRFKVVQWGAMHLLESVIRVNKKRVKIEQLILLLIRCAIPALLALLMARPVLTGWRALSGDTPSSTVVLLDNSYSMQAGATSRTNWDVAIDESARVIERTKRGSDVSVVMMGGGPEPLFDKPAFDTRALLDQLRLQHAGYGAAEIESGVGAAAGILGGMSHAKRDLIVVSDFQKADWAGVDAPARKRLAELVKGMNVPATLTFMHVGSAEKDNVAVESLDFSRQTLGVGQTLTVRANLRNYGDKSYENLRVYFRADGKEEGASQIALAGGETAQALFTIKFDEPGSHVVEVQADAPDLKADNVYQAAISVLGQIPVLLVNGDPSKQPLAGETDFLEIALQPYAAADRRGEAKLADLIATTTVSYDQLKPESLKDQRVIVLANVPRLDDNMLAAIRTFVSAGGGVLIFPGNKIDVNWYNSVLADPNNGLLPMRLDALIGGKSEGAASNIVAQHYEHPALSMFNDRANGNLSDGEIRSWYKMSPSGAEQPLIIARLENGDPLFAEKKVGEGSVIEVATSADADWSNLPMRPFFLPLMQQTVTYLATSVEPPRNVEAGKPLIAFLPREKQNVTYSMVDPDGVKTSVKPIEKAGHVVVEFNNTHRPGLYTLSADNERPIHFVVNTSRRESQLEQLSNESLDAIAKDMNATVVHTSEEYAKIDGERRHGREIWKMMLLGLLGLLFGEMLLEQLFAKGRV